DNA from Paraphotobacterium marinum:
CATACTTTACGTATAACTCTTCAAATTTATTTTGATCTTGAAAAAAAGCATCATATAAACCAGGCACATCAGATGGAGAAAATAATGAAATATTTTCTCCTTTAATTAAACGAGTATACATTAATTTATTTATTTGAACACCGTAATCCATGTGTCGTACTCTGTTTTCTTCAATACCTCTGTTATTTTTTAAAACAAGTAGAGATTCTACTTCAGCATGCCATATTGGGTAGAAAAGAGTAGCGGCACCACCTCTAACGCCTCCTTGTGAACAACATTTAACAGCTGTTTGAAAGTACTTATAAAATGGAATACATCCAGTGTGGTATGCCTCACCATTTCTGATAGCGGAACCTACACCTCTGATTCTTCCAGCATTTATTCCTATACCTGCTCTTTGTGATACATAACGGACTATAGAGCTTGCTGTAGCATTGATTGAATCTAAGCTATCATCACACTCAATTAAAACACAAGAACTAAATTGACGAGTTGGTGTTCTCACTCCAGCCATAATAGGTGTTGGTAGAGAAATTTTGAAAGTTGAAATAGCATCATAGAACTCTTTTATGTATTTCAATCGTGTTTCTTTTGAGTACTTTGAAAATAAACATGCTGCAATTAAAATATATAAAAATTGAGGGCTTTCATATATATCGCCTGTCACTCTATTTTGAACAAGGTACTTTCCTTCAAGTTGTTTAACCGCTGAATATGAAAAAGACATATCACGCCAATGATCAATATAGGTCTCGATTTCTTCAATTTCTTCTTTGGTATAATCATTGAGAATATGTTGGTCATATTTTCCCTTTTCTACTAAATTAACTATGTGATCATAGAGTCTTGGGGGCTCAAATTGATTGTATGCTTTCTTACGAAGATGAAAAATTGCTAACCTAGCCGCTATATGTTGATAATCGGGTGTTTCTTCAGAAATTAAATCTGCAGCTGATTTGATTATTGTTTCGTGAATTGTTGATGTTGTAATACCGTCATAGAATTGTATTTGTGCTTTCAATTCGATTTGCGACACTGAAACGTTTTCAAGGCCTTCTGATGCCCATGTTATTACTCGATGAATTTTATCAAGTAAAAGAGGTTCGCGTTTACCATTTCTTTTAAGAATGCTTATTTGTTTGTTCATTTTGAAATCCATTAATGCGTAATATTAAAAACACAATATGTAGTATTAATTAATAATATAAAAACAAGATAGAGTATTTTTTTAATAAAAGCAAGGTATATAACATTCAGTAACCTGTGGATAATTACGTTACTTTTATTTAATAAGTTGTGATTATTCAATGCAAGAGTATGTTTTAGAAAACTTTTAAGTATTTTAGAGAATTTTTGAAATATTTTTCAAATTATCCGATTCTTTAAAAATATTTTAATCAATAAATTTAGCGTGTAATATATAATTAACATCTACATTATTATTGCTCAGTGAAAACTTGTAAGTTAATGGATTGAATAAGATGCCAGCAATTCGTTGCTCTTCAAATTTGGTATTATCAAGTATTTCCATAATGTCAGAGGGCTTTAAAAACTTTTTAAAATCATGAGTTCCATTAGGAACAATTTTGAAAATTTTCTCAGCGGCCAAAATTGCTAAAAGATAAGATTTCATATTTCTATTAAGAGTCGATAGAAATATGTGACCATTGGGTTTAATAAGTTTTGCACATGATTTTATTATGGAAGAAGGATCGGGAACATGCTCAAGCATTTCGAGACAAGTTATAATATCGTATTTTTTCTGTGATTCATTAGCAAACTCTTCGATGGTAAGGTGCTTGTAACTTATGTCTAAATTAGATGCATAAGCATGCTCTTTAGCAATATTGATTGATGCCAAAGCAGGATCCAAACCTGTTACTTTCGCTCCTTCTTTAGCTAAAGCTTCAGAAAGAATACCTCCACCACAACCAATATCGAGAATTTCTTTCCCAAATATTCCACTGCATTGCTCAGTGATGAAATCTAGCCTAATAGGATTCATTTCATGTAATGGTTTAAATTTACCATTGAGATCCCACCACTCATTGGCGATATTGTTAAATTTATCCAGTTCTGTGTTATCAATGTTATTGTTCATTTCATTTTAATAAAATTTTAAAATTTATATATTTAATATTATTTAAATTTTAATAGAAAGTACATCATATTTAAAAAAAATTGAAAATATAATTTATCATACTGAGACTAAACTAGTTATAAAATTAACTCTAGTGTGATAAAATAAAAAAAAAATTCACATACTTCTATCTAAAGGATTTATCAATAATGAGTGATAAAGCTAGTGCAATAACACCAATTAATATCGAAGATGAACTTCAAAACTCATATTTAGATTATGCGATGTCTGTTATAGTTGGGAGAGCATTACCTGACGTAAGAGATGGTTTAAAACCAGTTCATAGGCGAGTTTTATACGCCATGAATGGATTAAATAATGATTATAATAAACCTTACAAGAAATCGGCTCGTGTAGTTGGTGATGTAATTGGTAAATACCATCCGCATGGCGATACTGCTGTTTATGATGCTATTGTCCGTATGGCGCAGCCATTTTCATTAAGATATATGCTTGTTGATGGACAAGGAAATTTTGGCTCTGTTGACGGGGATTCACCTGCGGCTATGAGATATACAGAAGTTCGTATGACTAAATTGTCTCATAAATTATTGGCAGATATTGATAAAGAAACAGTTGATTTTGGACTAAACTATGATGAAACAGAAAAAATTCCCGAAGTTTTGCCAACTAGAGTACCCAATTTACTTATAAATGGCTCATCAGGTATTGCTGTGGGAATGGCTACAAATATTCCACCACATAATTTAGGTGAAGTTGTTGATGGTTGTATTAAGTTAATCGATAATGAAAATATTACGACTCAGGAATTAATGGAGGTTATTCCAGGCCCAGACTTTCCAACTGCTGGAATTATAAGCGGTCAACAAGGTATTATTGATGCTTACAACACGGGGCGTGGCAAAGTGTACATGCGAGCCCAAACAGATATTGAAGTAAGTTCAAATGGTAAAGAAACAATCGTAATTACTGAAATTCCTTACCAAGTGAATAAAGCTCGTTTGATAGAAAAAATTGCAGAATTAGTTAAAGATAAAAAAATTGAAGGTATAAGTGCTTTAAGAGATGAGTCCGATAAAGATGGAATGAGGATTGTAATTGAATCTAAACGTGATGCCTCAGCTGAAGTAATTCTTAATAATTTATTCAACCACACTCAATTACAGTGTACATTTGGTATAAATATGGTTGCATTAGATAATGGCCAGCCAAAACTATTTACCTTAAAAAAAATGTTAACAGCTTTTGTTAATCATAGAAGAGAAGTAGTAACAAGAAGAACAATTTTTGAATTGAAAAAAGCTAGAGATAGAGCACATATATTAGAAGGTTTAGCTGTAGCACTGGTTAATATAGATGAAATTATAGAATTAATTAAGAATTCGGAAACATCACAAGTAGCAAAAAATGAACTTACGAATCAAGGTTGGAGTTTAGGTGAAGTAAAGGCGTTATTATTTCAAAGTGATAATGAACAAAATGTAGCGAAGCCTGATTGGCTTGAAGATGGATTTGGAGTTATTTCTGATAAATATTACCTAACAGAACAACAAGC
Protein-coding regions in this window:
- the nrdA gene encoding class 1a ribonucleoside-diphosphate reductase subunit alpha; its protein translation is MNKQISILKRNGKREPLLLDKIHRVITWASEGLENVSVSQIELKAQIQFYDGITTSTIHETIIKSAADLISEETPDYQHIAARLAIFHLRKKAYNQFEPPRLYDHIVNLVEKGKYDQHILNDYTKEEIEEIETYIDHWRDMSFSYSAVKQLEGKYLVQNRVTGDIYESPQFLYILIAACLFSKYSKETRLKYIKEFYDAISTFKISLPTPIMAGVRTPTRQFSSCVLIECDDSLDSINATASSIVRYVSQRAGIGINAGRIRGVGSAIRNGEAYHTGCIPFYKYFQTAVKCCSQGGVRGGAATLFYPIWHAEVESLLVLKNNRGIEENRVRHMDYGVQINKLMYTRLIKGENISLFSPSDVPGLYDAFFQDQNKFEELYVKYENEKTIKRKQIKAIDLFSLLMQERASTGRIYIQNVDHCNTHSPFDPAVAPIRQSNLCLEIALPTKPLNNVEDPEGEIALCTLSAINLGKIQSLDELENLSNLTVRALDSLLDYQDYPLPAAKQATMNRRTLGVGVINFAYYLAKNNKRYSDGSANQLTHETFEALQFYLLKASMELAKEQGKCPKFHETTYSQGILPIDTYKKDLDKVCNTALKLDWEKLREDIVKFGLRNSTLSALMPSETSSQISNSTSGIEPPRGFVSIKASKDGVLKQVVPEYAKYKDNYELLWNIPNNNGYLELVGIMQKFIDQSISANTNYDPMKFPDGKVPMKTLLKDLLTSYKLGIKTLYYHNTRDGASDQQNETAEDCASCKI
- the ubiG gene encoding bifunctional 2-polyprenyl-6-hydroxyphenol methylase/3-demethylubiquinol 3-O-methyltransferase UbiG, with amino-acid sequence MNNNIDNTELDKFNNIANEWWDLNGKFKPLHEMNPIRLDFITEQCSGIFGKEILDIGCGGGILSEALAKEGAKVTGLDPALASINIAKEHAYASNLDISYKHLTIEEFANESQKKYDIITCLEMLEHVPDPSSIIKSCAKLIKPNGHIFLSTLNRNMKSYLLAILAAEKIFKIVPNGTHDFKKFLKPSDIMEILDNTKFEEQRIAGILFNPLTYKFSLSNNNVDVNYILHAKFID
- the gyrA gene encoding DNA topoisomerase (ATP-hydrolyzing) subunit A; the protein is MSDKASAITPINIEDELQNSYLDYAMSVIVGRALPDVRDGLKPVHRRVLYAMNGLNNDYNKPYKKSARVVGDVIGKYHPHGDTAVYDAIVRMAQPFSLRYMLVDGQGNFGSVDGDSPAAMRYTEVRMTKLSHKLLADIDKETVDFGLNYDETEKIPEVLPTRVPNLLINGSSGIAVGMATNIPPHNLGEVVDGCIKLIDNENITTQELMEVIPGPDFPTAGIISGQQGIIDAYNTGRGKVYMRAQTDIEVSSNGKETIVITEIPYQVNKARLIEKIAELVKDKKIEGISALRDESDKDGMRIVIESKRDASAEVILNNLFNHTQLQCTFGINMVALDNGQPKLFTLKKMLTAFVNHRREVVTRRTIFELKKARDRAHILEGLAVALVNIDEIIELIKNSETSQVAKNELTNQGWSLGEVKALLFQSDNEQNVAKPDWLEDGFGVISDKYYLTEQQAQAILDMRLHRLTGLEHQKIFDEYKSLLEQIRELIHILNSRQRLMEIIREELLEIREEFADSRRTVISSAIHDIDLEDLIRPEEVVLTLSHEGYVKYQLLTEYEAQRRGGRGKSATSMKDTDFIEKLIVANTHDSILCFSTRGRLYWLKVYQLPQASRAAKGKPIVNLLPLQEDERITAILPVKSFTNDHFVVMATAHGVVKKTALDAFSRPRAGGIIAINLRDGDSLIGVSITSGTNNIMLFSKKGKVVNFHEDNIRAMGRSATGVRGINLDKDEVVSLIIPNENGDVLTITQNGFGKRTDISEYPVKGRANKGIISIKISERNGLVVGAVQVQESDEFMMITDQGTLVRTRVSEVSRIGRNTQGVTLIKTSDKEHVVGIQKIEEAIFQKDDVIDDDEKTNNLNNE